A single region of the Lotus japonicus ecotype B-129 chromosome 4, LjGifu_v1.2 genome encodes:
- the LOC130712606 gene encoding uncharacterized protein LOC130712606, with product MVIVGASDALKCKMLPSTFKKSAMIWFTTLPAGSIVNFTELSAKFLSQFSTSRAQKVTPAMLFNIRQGLNETLQSFMGRFNQLSVHLEDKMPEICIAAFELGLRPESLNSNLSRKPVETMAHLRERVQGFIREEQSDQIKNNRPNVAVRGQKQQFEAKKGAVAEQYSKVWTERGDRGFNNRNRYDNRFDNRSHFKNRAQPYGVRGPGHSMTWTRNQNDRVTPLAVNLTEALHTCLEANVIRFPRQPKQSTGNVDKTKWCEYHRISGHNTDDCFTLKKEIDKFLKAGCMKQLEGRSDSNEAGTSTKRTEDGKEIVNEDRGKQAEGKAKGRIHSIFGGFRGGGNN from the coding sequence ATGGTTATTGTAGGAGCTTCAGACGCCCTGAAATGCAAAATGCTTCCATCAACCTTCAAAAAGTCAGCaatgatttggtttacaacttTGCCTGCGGGATCGATTGTAAATTTCACGGAATTGTCAGCAAAGTTCTTATCTCAGTTCTCAACTAGTCGTGCACAAAAGGTGACGCCAGCGATGCTATTTAACATTCGTCAAGGATTGAATGAAACTTTGCAATCTttcatggggcgtttcaatcaattgtcTGTCCATTTGGAGGACAAGATGCCAGAAATTTGTATagcagcttttgaattgggtttGAGGCCCGAAAGTTTAAATAGCAACTTAAGCAGGAAGCCGGTGGAAACGATGGCGCATCTACGTGAAAGAGTTCAAGGATTCATCAgggaggagcaaagtgatcAGATAAAAAACAATCGCCCAAATGTAGCGGTTAGAGGGCAAAAACAACAGTTTGAGGCGAAGAAGGGAGCGGTTGCTGAGCAGTATTCGAAGGTGTGGACTGAACGTGGAGATCGAGGATTTAATAATCGGAACCGTTATGATAATcgatttgataaccgttctcatttcaaaaatcgtgctcaaccgtatggTGTACGTGGACCGGGACActcgatgacgtggactcgaAATCAAAATGATCGTGTTACTCCTTTGGCGGTCAATTTAACTGAAGCTTTACACACGTGCTTGGAGGCGAATGTCATTCGTTTTCCTCGTCAACCGAAGCAGTCAACAGGAAACGTGGACAAAAcaaagtggtgtgaatatcacaGGATCTCAGGTCATAATACTGATGATTGCTTTACTCTAAAGAAAGAGATTGATAAATTCCTGAAGGCCGGATGCATGAAGCAATTGGAAGGGCGAAGTGATTCTAATGAGGCAGGAACTTCAACAAAGCGAACTGAAGATGGAAAGGAGATTGTGAATGAAGATCGGGGTAAACAAGCAGAAGGAAAAGCGAAggggcgaattcattctatCTTTGGTGGATTTCGTGGTGGAGGAAACAACTAA